A single window of Microbaculum marinisediminis DNA harbors:
- the chrA gene encoding chromate efflux transporter, translating to MPMMSPEPSRPGDIVPLREAVRVWARIAAMSFGGPAGQIALMHRVLVEEKRWIGDTRFLHALNFCMLLPGPEAQQLAVYVGWLLNRTLGGIIAGVLFVLPGAVSILALSMIYAVYGQLAPVESLFFGLKAAVLAIVLQAVVRIGGRALRNRVMIAVAAASLVAIYVFDVPFPLIVAAAGLIGFVGGRMALPAFRTEGGPGRIGNEVADADTVLGLDIPAHARPDRAWSVRIAVIFLLLWLSPTAVLLAVAGPGNVFADIATFFSMLAVVTFGGAYAVLAWVAQAAVDTYGWLAPGEMLDGLGLAETTPGPLIMVVQFVGFLAAFREATGLPPLVAGTLGALLTTWVTFAPCFLWIFLGAPYVERLRGNRALSAALATITAAVVGVILNLSIWFSLHVLFAEVATVRGPGIAVDVPILSTLDPAAAALTAAAVVAVFGLRLAMGWVLVAAAFAGLLLWASGLTGA from the coding sequence ATGCCGATGATGTCCCCCGAGCCCAGCCGTCCCGGCGATATCGTCCCGCTGCGTGAAGCCGTGCGGGTGTGGGCGCGTATCGCGGCGATGAGCTTCGGCGGGCCGGCCGGCCAGATCGCCCTGATGCACCGGGTGCTGGTCGAGGAGAAGCGCTGGATCGGCGACACGCGGTTCCTGCACGCGCTGAACTTCTGCATGCTGCTGCCCGGCCCCGAAGCGCAGCAGCTGGCCGTCTATGTCGGCTGGCTGTTGAACCGAACGCTGGGCGGCATCATCGCCGGCGTCCTGTTCGTCCTGCCCGGCGCGGTGTCGATCCTGGCGCTGAGCATGATCTATGCGGTCTACGGACAGCTCGCGCCCGTCGAATCGCTGTTCTTCGGCCTGAAGGCCGCTGTCCTTGCGATCGTGTTACAGGCGGTCGTGCGGATCGGCGGGCGGGCGCTCAGGAACCGGGTGATGATCGCGGTCGCCGCCGCGTCGCTGGTGGCGATCTACGTCTTCGACGTGCCGTTTCCGCTGATCGTCGCGGCGGCCGGTCTGATCGGCTTCGTCGGCGGCCGCATGGCGCTTCCCGCCTTCCGGACGGAGGGCGGCCCGGGACGGATCGGCAACGAAGTCGCCGACGCCGATACCGTCCTCGGTCTCGATATCCCCGCCCACGCCCGACCGGACCGCGCGTGGAGCGTCCGTATCGCCGTAATCTTCCTCCTGCTGTGGCTCTCGCCGACGGCGGTGCTCCTGGCGGTGGCGGGGCCCGGAAACGTCTTCGCCGACATCGCGACGTTCTTCTCGATGCTGGCGGTGGTGACCTTCGGCGGCGCCTACGCGGTGCTGGCCTGGGTGGCGCAGGCCGCGGTAGACACCTATGGCTGGCTGGCGCCGGGCGAGATGCTGGACGGGCTGGGACTGGCGGAAACGACGCCGGGCCCGCTGATCATGGTCGTGCAGTTCGTCGGGTTCCTGGCGGCGTTCCGCGAGGCGACCGGGCTGCCGCCGCTCGTTGCCGGCACGCTCGGCGCCCTCCTGACCACCTGGGTCACGTTCGCGCCCTGCTTCCTGTGGATCTTCCTGGGCGCGCCCTACGTCGAACGGCTGCGCGGCAACCGGGCACTGTCGGCGGCGTTGGCCACCATCACGGCGGCCGTCGTCGGCGTCATCCTCAACCTGTCGATCTGGTTTTCCCTGCACGTCCTGTTCGCCGAGGTCGCGACCGTGCGGGGACCCGGCATCGCCGTCGACGTGCCCATTCTGTCGACGCTCGATCCCGCCGCCGCGGCCTTGACCGCCGCCGCGGTGGTCGCGGTTTTCGGCCTGCGGCTGGCGATGGGCTGGGTCCTCGTCGCGGCCGCGTTCGCCGGACTTCTCCTTTGGGCAAGCGGCCTGACCGGCGCGTAA
- a CDS encoding MaoC family dehydratase, producing the protein MYFEDAQIGFKADIGSHTFTADEIIAFASRWDPQPFHIDADAARESLFGGLCASGWHTACTWMRLNVDDLNQRTKDAAAAGGPTPKFGPSPGIFDLKWPRPVYVGDTITYSWEIVDRRESASRPEWGIVTYLAEGHNQNDDRVLSFHGRFFMGRRPIA; encoded by the coding sequence ATCTACTTCGAGGACGCCCAGATCGGCTTCAAGGCGGACATCGGCAGCCACACCTTCACCGCCGACGAAATCATCGCGTTTGCCAGCCGCTGGGACCCGCAGCCCTTCCACATCGACGCCGATGCCGCGCGCGAGAGCCTGTTCGGCGGCCTGTGCGCGAGCGGCTGGCACACCGCCTGCACATGGATGCGGCTCAATGTCGACGACCTGAATCAGCGCACCAAGGACGCCGCTGCGGCGGGTGGGCCGACGCCGAAGTTCGGCCCCTCCCCCGGCATCTTCGACCTGAAGTGGCCGCGTCCCGTCTATGTCGGCGACACCATCACCTATTCCTGGGAGATCGTGGACAGGCGCGAATCCGCCTCGCGCCCGGAATGGGGGATCGTCACCTATCTGGCCGAAGGCCATAACCAGAACGACGACCGCGTCCTCAGCTTCCACGGCCGCTTCTTCATGGGCCGCCGCCCCATCGCCTGA
- a CDS encoding 50S ribosomal protein L25/general stress protein Ctc: protein MSATVSLKAAARERVGKGAARAERRAGRIPAVIYGGKESATPITLDHKEIALKIKGGHFLTTVFEIDVDGKKVRALPRDFQLDPVKDFPVHVDFLRLTKGATIAVEIPVNFVNEEESPGIKRGGVLNVVRHEIEVNAPADAIPDEIVADLTGLDIGDSLHISAIALPEGVTPTITDRDFTVATVAAPAALKSEEEAAAEEGAEEGAAAEAKAPEGESE from the coding sequence ATGTCAGCGACCGTTTCGCTCAAGGCGGCGGCGCGCGAACGGGTCGGCAAGGGGGCCGCCCGTGCCGAACGTCGCGCTGGACGCATTCCCGCCGTTATCTACGGCGGCAAGGAATCTGCCACCCCCATCACGCTCGACCACAAGGAAATCGCCCTGAAGATCAAGGGCGGGCACTTCCTGACGACCGTGTTCGAGATCGACGTCGACGGCAAGAAGGTTCGTGCCCTGCCGCGCGACTTCCAGCTCGATCCCGTCAAGGATTTCCCGGTCCACGTCGATTTCCTGCGCCTGACCAAGGGCGCCACGATCGCCGTCGAGATCCCGGTGAACTTCGTCAACGAGGAAGAGAGCCCCGGCATCAAGCGCGGCGGCGTCCTCAACGTGGTTCGCCACGAGATCGAGGTGAACGCGCCGGCCGACGCCATTCCCGACGAAATCGTCGCGGATCTGACCGGCCTCGACATCGGCGACTCGCTGCACATCTCGGCGATTGCCCTGCCGGAAGGCGTGACGCCGACCATTACCGACCGTGACTTCACCGTCGCCACCGTTGCCGCCCCGGCCGCTCTGAAGAGCGAAGAGGAAGCGGCGGCCGAGGAAGGCGCCGAGGAAGGTGCGGCTGCGGAAGCCAAGGCTCCGGAAGGCGAGTCCGAGTAA
- a CDS encoding adenine phosphoribosyltransferase encodes MNTRAGLDLKALIRTIPDYPKPGVLFRDVTTLLANPAGLRASIDELIWPFLGAPLDHVAGIEARGFILGGAVAHELGRGFVPIRKKGKLPYATIGQDYELEYGVDTVEIHADAIGPGDKVLLVDDLVATGGTADAAIDLIRKSGGEVVAACFVIDLPDLGGAERLRRKGVTVHTLLAFEGE; translated from the coding sequence ATCAACACGCGGGCGGGCCTCGATCTGAAGGCGCTGATCCGGACGATTCCCGACTACCCGAAGCCCGGGGTGCTGTTTCGCGACGTCACCACGCTGCTGGCCAATCCGGCGGGACTGCGGGCCTCGATCGACGAGCTGATCTGGCCGTTCCTCGGCGCACCGCTCGACCATGTCGCCGGCATCGAGGCGCGCGGCTTCATCCTTGGTGGCGCGGTGGCGCACGAACTCGGCCGCGGCTTCGTGCCGATCCGCAAGAAGGGCAAGCTGCCCTACGCGACGATCGGGCAGGACTACGAGCTGGAATATGGTGTCGATACGGTCGAGATCCACGCCGACGCGATCGGCCCGGGCGACAAGGTGCTGCTGGTCGACGACCTGGTGGCGACCGGCGGCACGGCGGATGCGGCGATCGACCTGATCCGCAAGTCCGGCGGCGAGGTGGTCGCGGCCTGCTTCGTGATCGACCTGCCGGATCTGGGGGGCGCCGAGCGGCTGCGCCGCAAGGGCGTCACCGTCCATACGCTGCTGGCGTTCGAAGGCGAATAG
- the pth gene encoding aminoacyl-tRNA hydrolase → MIGLMVLMVGLGNPGPKYEGNRHNIGFMAIDAIADLHRFSGWRSRFQGQVGEGSLGDVRAMLLKPMTWMNESGRSVGEAMRWLKKTPGEVIVFYDELDLAPGKVRVKTGGGAAGHNGIRSIISHIGPDFKRVRLGIGHPGRKEQVQRHVLSDFSKADRDWLGPLLVAVADNAPRLAVGDDSTFMNRVAIALGSQDKADNGRTAGKAES, encoded by the coding sequence GTGATCGGGCTCATGGTGCTGATGGTCGGCCTCGGAAATCCCGGGCCGAAATACGAAGGCAATCGCCACAATATCGGCTTCATGGCCATCGACGCCATCGCCGACCTGCATCGTTTTTCCGGCTGGCGCAGCCGGTTCCAGGGTCAGGTCGGCGAGGGATCGCTCGGTGATGTCCGCGCCATGCTGCTGAAGCCGATGACGTGGATGAACGAGTCCGGACGCTCCGTCGGCGAGGCGATGCGCTGGCTGAAGAAGACGCCGGGCGAGGTGATCGTGTTCTACGACGAGCTCGATCTCGCGCCCGGCAAGGTCCGCGTGAAGACCGGCGGCGGCGCTGCCGGTCACAACGGCATCCGCTCGATCATTTCGCATATCGGACCGGACTTCAAACGGGTGCGCCTGGGTATCGGCCACCCCGGCCGCAAGGAGCAGGTCCAGCGTCACGTCCTGTCCGATTTCTCCAAGGCGGACAGGGACTGGCTTGGCCCCCTCCTCGTTGCCGTCGCCGACAACGCGCCTCGTCTGGCCGTCGGCGACGATTCCACATTCATGAACAGGGTCGCCATCGCGCTCGGCAGTCAGGACAAGGCCGACAACGGGCGCACGGCGGGTAAAGCGGAGAGCTGA
- the ychF gene encoding redox-regulated ATPase YchF: MGFKCGIVGLPNVGKSTLFNALTQTAAAQAENYPFCTIEPNVGEVAVPDPRLSELARIAKSAEIIPTRLTFVDIAGLVRGASKGEGLGNQFLGHVREVDAIAFVVRCFEDDDVTHVEGRIDPLADAETIETELMLADLESLEKRLPTLEKRIRGGDKEAKLSQELVNRALEKLRDGKPARLVEIADEERKAFEALNLLTSKPVLYVCNVDEASAATGNAHSRKVEERAAAEDAACVVISAKIEAEIALLPADERAEFLETLSLEEPGLNRLIRAGYDLLHLVTFFTIGPKEARAWTVHRGARAPQAAGEIHTDFEKGFIRAETISFDDFIRCNGETGAKEAGKMRLEGKEYVVQDGDVFHFRFAA, from the coding sequence ATGGGCTTCAAGTGCGGTATCGTCGGACTTCCCAACGTCGGCAAGTCGACGCTCTTCAATGCGCTGACCCAGACCGCGGCGGCGCAGGCGGAGAACTATCCCTTCTGCACCATCGAGCCGAATGTCGGCGAGGTCGCGGTTCCCGATCCGCGCCTGAGCGAGCTTGCCCGCATCGCCAAGTCCGCCGAGATCATCCCGACACGGCTGACCTTCGTCGATATCGCCGGCCTCGTGCGCGGCGCCTCCAAGGGTGAAGGGCTCGGCAACCAGTTCCTCGGCCATGTCCGCGAAGTCGACGCGATCGCCTTCGTGGTGCGCTGTTTCGAGGACGACGACGTCACCCACGTCGAGGGCCGCATCGATCCCCTCGCCGACGCCGAGACCATCGAGACCGAGCTGATGCTCGCCGATCTCGAGAGCCTAGAGAAGCGGCTGCCGACGCTGGAGAAGCGGATCCGCGGCGGCGACAAGGAAGCCAAGCTCTCTCAGGAGCTCGTCAACCGCGCGCTGGAGAAGCTGCGCGACGGCAAGCCCGCCCGCCTGGTCGAGATCGCGGACGAGGAACGCAAGGCCTTCGAGGCGCTGAACCTACTGACCTCCAAGCCCGTGCTCTATGTCTGCAACGTCGACGAGGCGTCGGCGGCAACCGGCAACGCCCATTCCCGCAAGGTCGAGGAGCGCGCCGCCGCCGAAGACGCGGCCTGCGTCGTCATCTCCGCCAAGATCGAGGCCGAGATCGCGCTGCTGCCCGCCGACGAGCGGGCCGAGTTCCTGGAAACCCTCTCGCTGGAGGAACCGGGCCTCAACCGGCTGATCCGCGCCGGCTACGACCTCCTGCACCTCGTCACCTTCTTCACCATCGGCCCGAAGGAGGCGCGCGCCTGGACCGTGCATCGCGGCGCCCGCGCGCCGCAGGCCGCCGGCGAGATCCACACCGATTTCGAAAAGGGCTTCATCCGCGCCGAGACCATCTCCTTCGACGACTTTATCCGCTGCAACGGCGAGACGGGCGCGAAAGAGGCTGGCAAGATGCGGCTGGAGGGCAAGGAGTACGTCGTCCAGGATGGCGACGTGTTCCATTTCCGCTTCGCGGCCTGA
- a CDS encoding S-methyl-5'-thioadenosine phosphorylase, whose protein sequence is MTKAKLGIIGGSGVYELPGLKNPRWEHVPTPWGEPSDQLHFGEIGDLELVFLPRHGRGHRIPPSDINYRANIDALKRVGVTDVISISAVGSFREDLSPGTFVLVDQFFDRTFARKKSFFGVGCVAHVAFSHPVSPGFADHVEAAARAENIRVHRGGTYLAMEGPQFSTLAESLLYKSWGCDVIGMTNMPEAKLAREAELCYCTVAMVTDYDCWHPDHGDVDVPSILKIVAENADNARRLVLRLATDFPREHQPCPIGSDRALDTAIITPPEARDPDLVAKLDAVAGRVLKG, encoded by the coding sequence ATGACCAAGGCCAAACTGGGCATCATCGGCGGCTCCGGGGTTTACGAGCTTCCGGGCCTGAAGAATCCGCGCTGGGAGCATGTGCCGACGCCCTGGGGCGAGCCATCGGACCAGCTGCATTTCGGCGAGATCGGCGACCTCGAGCTGGTGTTTCTGCCACGTCACGGGCGCGGCCACCGCATTCCCCCCTCCGACATCAACTACCGGGCCAATATCGACGCGCTGAAGCGGGTCGGCGTCACCGACGTCATCTCGATCTCGGCGGTCGGATCGTTCCGGGAGGACCTGTCACCGGGCACCTTCGTGCTGGTCGACCAGTTCTTCGACCGCACGTTCGCCCGCAAGAAGAGCTTCTTCGGGGTCGGCTGCGTCGCCCACGTGGCCTTCTCCCATCCGGTGAGCCCGGGTTTCGCCGACCATGTCGAGGCAGCGGCGCGGGCGGAAAACATTCGGGTCCACCGTGGCGGCACCTACCTGGCCATGGAAGGCCCGCAGTTCTCGACGCTGGCTGAATCGCTGCTCTACAAGTCGTGGGGCTGCGACGTCATCGGCATGACTAACATGCCGGAAGCCAAGCTCGCGCGCGAGGCCGAGCTCTGCTACTGCACGGTCGCCATGGTCACCGACTACGACTGCTGGCATCCCGACCACGGCGACGTCGACGTACCCTCGATTCTGAAGATCGTCGCCGAGAACGCCGACAACGCGCGCCGTCTGGTGCTGAGGCTGGCGACAGACTTCCCGCGCGAGCACCAGCCCTGTCCCATCGGCTCGGACCGCGCGCTCGACACCGCGATCATCACGCCGCCCGAGGCCCGCGACCCGGACCTTGTCGCCAAGCTCGATGCGGTGGCGGGACGGGTGCTGAAGGGCTGA
- a CDS encoding MaoC family dehydratase: protein MIGSTRKAFEDFTPGDSVVFHRTRVSKEDIVDFAADWDPQPMHLDEEAGKASILGGLTGSGWHMICLLMRGMCDGFLIDSTSAGSPGVDDVRWLRPLRPGDDLSIRYTVLDARVSNSRPGIGIVRFRFEMTNQNDETIMVVENPIMFGRRQHAEAAS, encoded by the coding sequence ATGATCGGTAGCACACGAAAAGCATTCGAGGACTTCACGCCCGGCGACAGCGTCGTGTTCCACCGTACCCGGGTGTCGAAGGAGGACATCGTCGATTTCGCCGCCGATTGGGACCCGCAGCCGATGCACCTCGACGAGGAGGCCGGCAAGGCGAGCATCCTCGGCGGGCTCACGGGCTCGGGCTGGCACATGATCTGCCTGCTGATGCGCGGCATGTGCGACGGGTTCCTGATCGACTCGACGTCCGCCGGCTCGCCCGGCGTCGACGACGTGCGCTGGCTCAGGCCGTTGCGCCCCGGCGACGACCTGAGCATCCGCTACACCGTGCTGGATGCGCGCGTATCGAACAGCCGGCCCGGAATCGGCATCGTCCGTTTCCGCTTCGAGATGACCAACCAGAACGACGAGACGATCATGGTGGTCGAGAACCCGATCATGTTCGGCCGGCGCCAGCACGCGGAGGCGGCATCGTGA